In a genomic window of bacterium:
- a CDS encoding PorV/PorQ family protein — MASVASWIEKTKLGIIGYCSPISDSSGFGLSVLYLKTDKMPLYKDVNTSQSGEFDASDLSIRLGFGAKVTRSNYLGIVGGWINQRIEEEKSRSFFFDIGEIYKPKSLDKMAFSIVLQNLGGKVKFIEEEDELPSTLNLGFAYFPAENIIFSLDLVKPKDNNYGIRSGFEWDVKRILTLRAGFNSQVFQDLGIGISGGFGIKIDTFNLDYSYVPYRELGETHNLSLTTHFGR; from the coding sequence GTGGCATCAGTTGCTTCCTGGATTGAAAAGACAAAGCTTGGTATTATTGGCTATTGTTCACCCATATCGGATAGCTCTGGTTTTGGTCTCTCTGTGCTTTATCTTAAGACAGACAAAATGCCATTATATAAAGATGTAAATACATCTCAAAGCGGAGAATTTGACGCAAGTGATTTATCTATAAGGCTTGGGTTTGGTGCAAAGGTTACAAGGAGCAATTATCTTGGGATAGTAGGCGGATGGATAAACCAAAGAATAGAAGAAGAGAAAAGTCGCTCATTCTTCTTTGATATTGGAGAGATATACAAACCAAAATCTTTGGATAAAATGGCATTCTCTATTGTCCTTCAGAATTTAGGAGGAAAGGTAAAATTTATTGAAGAAGAAGATGAGCTTCCCTCTACATTAAACCTAGGTTTTGCCTATTTCCCAGCAGAAAATATTATTTTTAGCCTTGACCTTGTAAAACCAAAGGATAATAATTACGGGATAAGGTCTGGTTTTGAATGGGATGTTAAGCGCATCCTAACCTTAAGGGCTGGATTTAACTCCCAGGTCTTTCAAGACCTTGGCATTGGTATTAGTGGAGGCTTTGGAATTAAAATAGATACATTCAACCTTGATTATTCCTATGTTCCTTACCGTGAGCTTGGCGAAACACACAACCTTTCCCTTACCACCCATTTTGGAAGATAG